The following are encoded together in the Bradymonas sediminis genome:
- the rsmH gene encoding 16S rRNA (cytosine(1402)-N(4))-methyltransferase RsmH has translation MPNTLKYATEYHTPIMVDEVIRYLQVRPGARFVDGTAGGGGHSAAILDAGAPSAQLLSIDRDPEAIAQVQARLAGAGDRFRVVQGNYGDVERICAENDFSPVDGFLVDAGVSSHQLDEAERGFSFRRAGPLDMRMGPDAPSLAEYLADVEPRELMRVLSVYGEIRSAKRVALAILEAFEAGKLHSTVDLTAVVEDTIGGGARGGGQKTKIHPATLVFQGLRIAINRELDTLEAAVRAIPKVVKPGGRAAFISFHSLEDRIVKHGFRELANDCVCPPDFPICACDERAKVKVLTSRALTAGPAELEQNPRARSAKLRVVEVL, from the coding sequence GTGCCCAATACCCTAAAATACGCCACCGAATATCACACGCCGATTATGGTCGACGAGGTGATTCGCTACCTTCAGGTTCGCCCTGGAGCGCGTTTTGTCGACGGCACCGCCGGTGGCGGCGGGCATAGCGCGGCGATTCTTGACGCAGGTGCGCCCAGCGCGCAGTTGCTCTCGATTGACCGTGATCCGGAAGCCATCGCCCAGGTGCAGGCGCGCCTGGCTGGCGCTGGAGACCGCTTTCGCGTGGTTCAAGGCAATTATGGGGATGTGGAGCGCATCTGCGCCGAAAATGATTTTTCGCCCGTCGATGGGTTTCTGGTCGACGCCGGTGTGAGTTCACACCAGCTCGATGAGGCCGAGCGCGGGTTTAGCTTCCGGCGCGCGGGCCCCCTCGACATGCGGATGGGCCCGGACGCGCCGTCGCTGGCCGAATACCTCGCCGACGTCGAGCCCCGCGAGCTTATGCGGGTTCTGAGCGTCTACGGTGAGATTCGCTCGGCCAAGCGCGTCGCCCTGGCGATTCTGGAGGCCTTTGAGGCCGGGAAGCTCCACTCCACCGTCGACCTCACCGCCGTCGTCGAAGACACGATTGGCGGCGGCGCGCGCGGGGGCGGACAGAAGACCAAGATTCACCCGGCGACCCTCGTTTTTCAGGGGCTTCGTATCGCGATTAATCGCGAACTCGACACCCTGGAGGCCGCCGTTCGCGCCATCCCGAAGGTTGTCAAACCCGGGGGGAGGGCGGCGTTTATCAGCTTTCATTCCCTGGAGGACCGCATCGTAAAACACGGTTTTCGAGAGTTGGCCAACGATTGTGTGTGCCCGCCTGATTTTCCGATCTGCGCCTGTGATGAGCGGGCAAAGGTCAAGGTGTTGACCTCTCGGGCGCTGACCGCCGGTCCGGCGGAGCTTGAGCAAAACCCACGCGCCCGCAGCGCAAAGTTGCGGGTCGTCGAAGTTCTATAA
- a CDS encoding UDP-N-acetylmuramoyl-L-alanyl-D-glutamate--2,6-diaminopimelate ligase: MKLAKLLAQADGISLHAATSDASAVEIDAITFDSRRVEPGTLFVALHGAAMDGHDFIEGAQAAGAAAILVDRARAADFEGRLDCPLLVAEHTRQALGPLSAAFFGHPADDLYLAGVTGTNGKTTISWILDALFSAEDPQSADASAQKSAPSGLLGTIEYRWGAHREVAKNTTPESLVIQRVLADMRRDGVERVAMEVSSHGLATYRLGGTHFDAAVFSNFTQDHLDFHGDMDTYREAKGRLFNRLLPASKKAGKDPVAIINLDDPAGDWFAEQARAAQVKTFTYGQSSKADWRATEVEQTLHGTRFLVRAPDESFRIRSKLMGEFNVSNMLAAIIAARSAGVSQAQIQATLAELEAVPGRMQRVEATSADARAAQPAVFVDYAHTPDALLRALETVRPLTDGRVVVVFGCGGDRDRQKRGPMGRVGVEGADVAIITTDNPRNESPEAIIDEILVGVDEVVADRVGVCVEVDRARAIKKAIDLAGPNDAVLIAGKGHENYQERDGERIPFDDVEFARAALDAKALPQEQVGQNAPKRIASWSLAKIAEAIGGRLCLDHIEDAPAPESVAALCPVGVSSDTRTLEAGELFVALRGENFDAHDFLGRADQGGAIAILVDRVDALDTQLPLVVVEDTLAGMSRLGHAIWNEARDAGMRTINVTGSNGKTTVKEMLALLWGARARVFATPGNLNNHIGVPLVLCAIPADCERLILEMGANGPGEISQLLALAPGEARVVTSIGLAHIEGFGSLDGIRRAKSEIFENPSADTAAILPFSESSNLVGPDFAGRCFTVGFEAGADLRVELLDGADARGALGFTMAHAGQEYTLHLPIPGTHHALNAATAIATLIAAGEAIDAPALNGALAKLALPAGRWRIVEQGDYYFIDDAYNANPSSTIASVQAFVSSATEEPSPRVVILGEMRELGAEAARLHCEVAAKVAEFAQVDALVCVGEFAQQMAEAASKVRTLEVAAFEDVEAVGPWLKYIVDQRGLTRILLKASRGARLERVIDLVVATGEK, from the coding sequence ATGAAATTAGCAAAATTACTAGCTCAGGCCGACGGCATCTCACTCCACGCGGCGACGTCGGACGCGTCGGCGGTTGAGATCGACGCGATCACCTTCGACTCGCGTCGAGTCGAGCCCGGCACGCTCTTCGTCGCGTTGCACGGCGCGGCGATGGACGGGCATGATTTTATCGAGGGCGCCCAGGCGGCCGGGGCGGCCGCGATTCTGGTCGACCGCGCACGCGCCGCCGACTTCGAAGGTCGCTTGGACTGCCCACTTTTGGTCGCGGAGCACACCCGCCAGGCGCTCGGCCCGCTGAGCGCGGCGTTCTTCGGCCACCCGGCCGACGACCTCTATTTGGCAGGCGTCACGGGCACCAATGGAAAGACCACGATTAGCTGGATCCTCGACGCGTTATTCTCGGCCGAAGACCCGCAGTCCGCTGATGCATCCGCACAAAAAAGCGCGCCCAGCGGACTGCTCGGCACCATCGAATATCGCTGGGGGGCGCATCGCGAAGTCGCCAAGAATACGACGCCCGAGAGCCTCGTCATTCAGCGCGTGCTGGCCGATATGCGCCGCGACGGCGTCGAGCGCGTAGCCATGGAAGTCTCCAGCCACGGGCTCGCCACCTACCGCCTCGGTGGCACCCATTTTGACGCCGCCGTCTTTAGCAATTTCACCCAGGATCACCTTGATTTTCATGGTGATATGGACACCTACCGCGAGGCGAAGGGGCGGCTCTTCAATAGGTTATTACCCGCCTCGAAGAAGGCCGGCAAAGACCCGGTCGCGATTATTAACCTTGACGACCCCGCCGGCGATTGGTTCGCAGAACAGGCTCGCGCCGCCCAGGTGAAGACCTTCACCTACGGGCAGTCGTCGAAGGCGGATTGGCGCGCCACCGAGGTCGAACAAACGCTGCACGGGACCCGCTTTTTGGTGCGCGCGCCGGATGAATCCTTCCGCATCCGCAGCAAATTGATGGGCGAATTCAACGTGTCGAATATGCTCGCCGCGATCATCGCTGCGCGAAGCGCCGGTGTGTCCCAGGCCCAGATTCAGGCGACGCTCGCCGAGCTCGAGGCCGTGCCCGGGCGCATGCAGCGGGTCGAGGCGACCTCGGCGGACGCCCGCGCGGCCCAGCCGGCGGTCTTCGTCGATTACGCCCACACCCCCGACGCGCTTTTGCGCGCGCTTGAGACCGTGCGCCCGCTCACCGATGGTCGAGTGGTCGTGGTCTTCGGCTGCGGCGGCGACCGCGACCGCCAGAAGCGTGGGCCCATGGGACGCGTCGGCGTCGAGGGCGCCGATGTCGCGATTATCACCACCGATAACCCACGAAACGAGTCGCCAGAGGCGATTATCGACGAGATCTTGGTCGGCGTCGACGAGGTCGTCGCCGACCGAGTTGGGGTGTGCGTCGAAGTTGACCGCGCGCGCGCGATCAAAAAGGCGATCGACCTGGCCGGGCCGAATGATGCCGTCCTTATCGCCGGCAAAGGCCACGAAAATTATCAGGAGCGAGACGGCGAACGCATCCCATTTGACGATGTCGAATTCGCTCGGGCGGCGCTGGATGCGAAGGCGCTGCCGCAAGAGCAGGTCGGTCAGAATGCTCCGAAGCGCATCGCATCCTGGTCGCTCGCGAAGATCGCGGAGGCCATCGGCGGGCGACTTTGTCTCGACCATATCGAAGACGCGCCCGCGCCTGAGAGCGTCGCCGCGCTTTGCCCCGTCGGGGTGAGCAGCGACACGCGCACGCTTGAGGCGGGCGAATTATTCGTGGCGCTTCGTGGCGAGAATTTCGACGCCCATGATTTTCTGGGGCGCGCAGACCAGGGCGGGGCGATCGCGATTCTGGTCGACCGCGTCGACGCCCTCGACACTCAATTGCCGCTCGTCGTCGTCGAGGACACCCTCGCTGGCATGAGCCGGCTGGGACACGCGATCTGGAACGAAGCACGCGACGCCGGCATGCGCACGATTAACGTCACCGGGTCAAACGGGAAGACCACCGTCAAAGAGATGCTCGCGCTCCTTTGGGGCGCGCGCGCCCGGGTCTTCGCGACGCCCGGCAACCTCAATAATCATATCGGTGTGCCCCTTGTTTTGTGTGCGATTCCGGCGGATTGCGAGCGCCTGATCCTCGAGATGGGCGCTAACGGCCCCGGTGAGATCTCCCAATTGCTAGCGCTCGCCCCGGGCGAGGCGCGCGTCGTGACCTCGATCGGCCTGGCCCATATCGAGGGCTTCGGCTCATTGGATGGAATCCGGCGCGCGAAGTCCGAGATCTTTGAAAATCCGAGCGCCGACACCGCGGCCATCTTGCCGTTTTCGGAAAGCTCGAATCTCGTCGGGCCGGACTTTGCGGGACGATGCTTCACCGTCGGCTTCGAAGCGGGCGCTGATCTTCGGGTCGAACTCCTCGACGGTGCCGACGCCCGCGGCGCGCTCGGGTTTACGATGGCGCACGCCGGCCAAGAATACACGCTGCACCTGCCGATTCCCGGAACGCATCATGCGCTCAACGCCGCCACCGCGATCGCCACGCTTATCGCGGCCGGAGAGGCTATCGACGCGCCCGCGCTCAACGGCGCACTTGCGAAACTCGCGCTTCCCGCGGGGCGTTGGCGAATCGTGGAGCAGGGCGATTACTATTTTATCGACGACGCCTATAACGCGAATCCGTCGAGCACCATCGCCTCGGTTCAGGCATTTGTCTCGTCGGCGACCGAGGAGCCGTCGCCGCGTGTTGTGATTCTCGGCGAGATGCGGGAATTAGGCGCGGAGGCGGCGAGATTGCACTGCGAAGTCGCGGCCAAGGTCGCCGAGTTTGCGCAGGTCGACGCGTTGGTTTGCGTCGGTGAATTTGCCCAACAGATGGCCGAGGCGGCATCAAAGGTGCGCACGCTCGAAGTGGCGGCCTTTGAGGATGTCGAGGCGGTCGGTCCCTGGTTGAAATATATCGTTGACCAGCGGGGGCTGACGCGTATTTTGCTCAAAGCCAGTCGCGGAGCACGGCTCGAAAGGGTGATTGACCTCGTTGTCGCAACAGGCGAGAAATAG
- a CDS encoding penicillin-binding protein — MTIVLGVMVCALSVVLGRVYYLQTARGENLTEMASKQTARSIKLQAKRGSILDRRGVEMAVTVEVPSIFVRPREIENPRQVARQLLPHMSRDFEWLLKKLDSKSAFVWLERQTTPASAEAIRALDIKGVGITTESKRYYPLQERAGQVLGFVNVDGKGLEGLESSMNSTLAGGSFQIDGMRDSRGRTLLMSDLPEFSKFEGNSITLTLDTRIQRVAEQSLKNAVEKFEAKGGYAVVMDVQTGEVLALANTPSFDPNHFGEYTSGDWRLRSVTDTFEPGSTFKPFVLAAALEAKKVSLHSQFDTENGRLRIGRHTIRDSSRHEILNSAEIMQVSSNIGIYKIAQTIGKKALYDAIRAFGFGGRSGIEVRGEQPGLVWPPDRWAEVSFANISFGQGLTTTPLQMTAGMAAIANRGMLMKPRIIKEIRDKNGDIVEKSQPTLVRRVVSPETARETSWAMSMVTREGGTGTNAAIEGYTVAGKTGTAQKVNPETRRYDPHMWVGSFIGFAPAEAPEFVINVMIDEPKGTHYGGVVAAPVFKDIMRTALSLRGVMPLADEDRFQFNDESDEPGAEEVVLLGSVADDVLVLPTVRLPDELIDDEDLAEGSAPDFRGLTLRAALQRANERELLPSVDGWGRVISQSPAPGTPMEPGEVIALVLSPATRDALFSVEPSPGSAL, encoded by the coding sequence ATGACCATCGTCCTTGGGGTGATGGTTTGCGCGTTATCGGTCGTTCTTGGGCGGGTTTATTATCTGCAAACCGCCCGCGGCGAGAATTTGACCGAGATGGCGAGCAAACAGACCGCTCGTAGCATCAAATTACAGGCAAAACGCGGCAGCATCCTCGACCGCCGCGGCGTCGAGATGGCCGTGACCGTCGAAGTCCCCAGCATCTTCGTGCGCCCCCGCGAGATCGAAAACCCTCGCCAGGTCGCCCGCCAATTGCTCCCGCATATGAGTCGGGACTTTGAGTGGTTGCTCAAGAAGCTCGACTCCAAGAGCGCCTTTGTGTGGCTGGAGCGCCAGACCACTCCGGCCTCTGCCGAGGCGATTCGCGCGCTTGATATCAAGGGCGTGGGCATCACCACTGAGAGCAAGCGCTATTATCCGCTTCAAGAGCGCGCCGGCCAGGTCCTGGGCTTCGTCAACGTCGACGGCAAGGGGCTTGAGGGGCTTGAGAGTTCGATGAACTCCACGCTGGCCGGCGGAAGTTTCCAGATCGACGGAATGCGCGACTCGCGCGGGCGAACGCTGCTGATGAGCGATTTGCCGGAGTTCAGCAAATTTGAGGGGAATAGCATCACATTGACGCTGGATACGCGCATTCAGCGCGTCGCCGAGCAATCCTTGAAGAACGCCGTCGAGAAATTTGAGGCCAAGGGCGGCTACGCAGTGGTCATGGACGTGCAAACCGGCGAGGTCCTGGCGTTGGCGAATACGCCGAGCTTCGACCCGAATCATTTCGGCGAATATACCTCCGGAGATTGGCGCCTTCGCAGCGTCACCGACACCTTCGAGCCCGGCTCAACCTTCAAGCCCTTCGTGCTCGCGGCCGCCCTGGAGGCCAAGAAAGTCAGCCTGCATTCCCAATTTGACACCGAGAACGGCCGCCTTCGTATCGGCCGACACACCATTCGCGACAGCTCGCGCCACGAGATTCTGAACTCGGCCGAGATTATGCAGGTGTCGAGTAATATCGGTATCTATAAAATCGCGCAGACCATCGGCAAGAAAGCGCTCTACGACGCGATTCGCGCCTTCGGCTTTGGCGGGCGAAGCGGCATTGAGGTGCGCGGTGAGCAACCCGGCCTGGTATGGCCGCCGGACCGCTGGGCCGAGGTCTCTTTTGCTAACATTTCGTTCGGCCAGGGTCTGACCACGACGCCCCTGCAGATGACCGCCGGCATGGCCGCGATCGCCAACCGCGGCATGTTGATGAAGCCGCGCATTATCAAGGAAATTCGCGACAAGAATGGCGATATCGTCGAGAAGTCCCAGCCCACGCTGGTGCGCCGCGTTGTTTCGCCAGAAACCGCGCGCGAAACCTCCTGGGCGATGAGCATGGTCACGCGTGAGGGTGGCACCGGTACGAACGCCGCGATCGAGGGCTATACGGTCGCCGGCAAAACGGGCACCGCGCAAAAAGTGAACCCCGAAACACGCCGCTATGACCCGCATATGTGGGTCGGTAGTTTTATCGGCTTTGCCCCGGCAGAAGCCCCCGAGTTTGTGATTAACGTGATGATCGACGAGCCAAAGGGTACCCATTACGGTGGCGTCGTGGCCGCGCCGGTCTTCAAGGATATCATGCGCACCGCGCTCTCGCTGCGCGGCGTGATGCCGCTTGCCGACGAAGACCGCTTCCAATTCAATGATGAGAGCGATGAGCCGGGCGCCGAAGAAGTCGTGCTGCTTGGCTCGGTCGCCGACGATGTCCTCGTATTGCCGACCGTGCGTTTGCCCGATGAGTTGATCGATGATGAAGACCTCGCCGAGGGCAGCGCGCCCGACTTTCGCGGGCTGACGCTGCGCGCCGCGCTTCAGCGCGCCAATGAGCGCGAGCTTCTGCCGTCGGTGGACGGTTGGGGGCGGGTGATTTCCCAATCCCCAGCTCCCGGCACGCCGATGGAGCCCGGCGAGGTGATCGCCCTGGTGCTGTCCCCGGCGACCCGCGACGCACTCTTCTCGGTGGAACCGTCGCCAGGATCTGCTCTGTAA
- a CDS encoding cell division protein FtsL, with protein sequence MLKESAADGLRILRVVALVAIPVAMLFFHVWTRYQITDLGYEVAEQTRTHRQLIEEKRKLSIEAAYQGRNDRVLALAREKFGLEELQPSQVIQVEQFAHSDAKQDQDAPQKHAALELSRR encoded by the coding sequence ATGTTGAAGGAATCAGCCGCTGACGGGCTTCGCATTCTCCGAGTTGTTGCGTTGGTCGCGATCCCGGTCGCGATGCTCTTTTTCCACGTGTGGACCCGCTATCAGATCACCGATCTGGGCTATGAGGTCGCCGAGCAAACCCGCACCCATCGTCAACTGATCGAAGAGAAGCGAAAGCTGAGCATCGAGGCCGCCTACCAGGGGCGAAACGACCGCGTCCTCGCGCTTGCGCGGGAAAAATTTGGTCTTGAGGAGCTTCAGCCTTCGCAGGTCATTCAGGTCGAGCAGTTCGCCCATAGCGATGCAAAGCAAGACCAGGATGCACCCCAGAAGCACGCTGCGCTGGAACTAAGCCGGCGCTGA
- a CDS encoding kelch repeat-containing protein, giving the protein MKLDKMANLQRYILPACLMLSVGATTLGCGDGVDSRDGNLRVDVIGWGPGVDGTLGFQTTLPNFPGAQNVRVSLTEPATGRVVESETFAVAQRNARLPKLESSDGLRMQFDVLDAAMQPMAYGATPLFSFSGTDYVQSFRIQVDPVNSFSPVGAVLSGSMAQSTLDPRSISSMGIERWLGRVGHAAVTMDGGNKALIVGGGDAISPVRAGADPNFRTPSDGRALSLHDDLMEFDPNSGYFTDLSFNPATNTVFPGGADRLMSARAFHTVTDIGDNKYLVIGGYGEENGALSVLSSIEMIDLSLPAGSRVRPLLDANGMPLRLSGARVFHSATYRPVDNSVVVAGGVGPGGPTDVLATVEVINLNAGTVVPGPALATPRAQHEAVLMADNQTIWILGGRDSSQALSSTSTIGVSGFVTPNATMLQARYDFEAVRSSDVAGGGLVVVAIGGFTDMNGAATGSVELGKLGRDSFNACGACTLSTPRGGLEAVELPNTRDIVVLDGRKSDNSRAGGVEVLKFASLSQGNAYSASATGAQSVNGRADSTATLLANGKILLTGGIGANSATLRDAEYFTPSDFVAAPAASEF; this is encoded by the coding sequence GTGAAGTTAGATAAAATGGCGAATCTTCAGCGATATATTCTTCCCGCCTGTTTGATGCTTTCGGTTGGCGCTACCACGTTGGGTTGCGGCGACGGGGTCGACTCGCGCGACGGCAACCTGCGGGTCGACGTCATCGGTTGGGGCCCCGGGGTGGACGGGACGCTCGGCTTTCAGACCACGCTGCCGAATTTCCCGGGCGCCCAGAATGTTCGGGTGAGCCTCACCGAGCCGGCCACCGGCCGGGTGGTGGAGAGCGAGACCTTCGCGGTCGCCCAGCGAAACGCGCGCCTGCCGAAGTTAGAGAGTAGCGATGGCCTGCGCATGCAATTCGACGTCCTCGACGCGGCGATGCAGCCGATGGCCTACGGGGCCACGCCGCTCTTTAGCTTCAGCGGCACCGATTATGTGCAGAGCTTCCGCATTCAGGTCGACCCGGTAAATAGCTTTTCGCCGGTCGGCGCGGTGCTCAGCGGGTCGATGGCTCAGTCAACCCTGGACCCGCGCTCTATCTCGTCGATGGGAATTGAGCGCTGGCTGGGGCGGGTGGGTCACGCGGCGGTGACGATGGACGGCGGCAATAAGGCGCTGATCGTGGGCGGCGGTGACGCGATTTCGCCGGTGCGCGCCGGGGCCGACCCGAATTTTCGCACCCCGAGCGACGGCCGCGCGCTGTCGCTCCACGATGATTTGATGGAATTTGATCCCAATAGCGGATATTTCACCGACCTGTCGTTTAACCCGGCCACCAACACGGTGTTCCCCGGCGGCGCCGACCGCCTGATGAGCGCGCGCGCCTTCCACACGGTCACCGATATCGGGGATAATAAATACCTGGTTATCGGCGGATATGGTGAGGAGAACGGTGCGCTCAGCGTGTTGAGCAGCATCGAGATGATCGACCTGAGTCTTCCGGCGGGCTCGCGGGTTCGTCCGTTGCTCGACGCCAACGGGATGCCGCTTCGCCTCAGCGGGGCGCGGGTATTTCATAGCGCGACGTATCGCCCGGTCGACAACAGCGTCGTCGTCGCCGGCGGCGTTGGTCCCGGCGGCCCGACCGACGTGCTCGCCACGGTCGAAGTTATTAATCTGAACGCAGGCACGGTTGTCCCGGGCCCCGCGCTGGCGACGCCGCGCGCCCAGCACGAGGCGGTCTTGATGGCCGATAACCAGACCATCTGGATTCTGGGCGGGCGCGACTCTTCCCAGGCGCTTAGCTCCACCTCGACCATTGGCGTGAGCGGTTTCGTGACGCCCAATGCGACGATGCTGCAGGCGCGCTACGACTTCGAAGCCGTGCGCTCTTCCGATGTCGCGGGCGGTGGCCTGGTCGTCGTGGCCATCGGTGGCTTTACCGATATGAACGGCGCGGCGACCGGCTCCGTGGAACTGGGTAAGTTGGGGCGTGATAGCTTCAACGCGTGCGGCGCCTGCACCTTGTCGACGCCGCGCGGCGGCCTGGAGGCGGTGGAGCTCCCCAATACCCGCGACATCGTCGTGCTCGACGGGCGTAAGTCCGATAACTCGCGCGCCGGCGGGGTGGAGGTCCTCAAATTCGCAAGCCTCTCCCAGGGCAACGCCTACAGCGCGAGCGCGACCGGCGCTCAGTCCGTGAACGGGCGCGCCGACAGCACTGCGACGTTGTTGGCTAACGGGAAGATTCTTTTGACCGGCGGCATCGGCGCCAACTCCGCGACGCTGCGCGACGCCGAGTATTTCACCCCCTCCGACTTCGTCGCCGCCCCCGCCGCATCCGAGTTCTAA
- the mraZ gene encoding division/cell wall cluster transcriptional repressor MraZ yields MFRGQYEHTMDAKGRVSLPARYREVLTEMDVEGRNAGRVILTRNFEKSLELYPLDKWLNFEEKVRSLPQFDPYVQRVLRVFVAGAVECTLDSHGRLLVPKSMREFASLERDVVWVGQLEKVQMWSKPSWDRAVNAALEDTEELRQKVAEFGL; encoded by the coding sequence ATGTTTCGTGGTCAGTATGAACATACGATGGACGCCAAAGGTCGCGTCAGTCTACCCGCCCGGTACCGAGAGGTGCTGACCGAAATGGACGTCGAGGGAAGAAACGCGGGCCGTGTCATCCTGACGCGTAACTTCGAGAAGAGCCTCGAGCTATATCCGCTCGATAAGTGGCTTAATTTCGAAGAGAAGGTGCGCTCGCTGCCCCAGTTTGACCCCTATGTTCAACGGGTGTTGCGTGTCTTCGTCGCCGGCGCTGTGGAGTGCACGCTCGACAGCCACGGTCGTCTGCTGGTCCCGAAATCCATGCGCGAATTCGCCAGTTTGGAGCGAGACGTCGTGTGGGTCGGCCAATTGGAGAAGGTCCAAATGTGGTCGAAGCCAAGCTGGGACCGTGCGGTCAACGCGGCGCTCGAGGACACCGAGGAGCTGCGCCAGAAGGTCGCCGAATTCGGTCTCTAA
- a CDS encoding tetratricopeptide repeat protein yields the protein MYKMISRAALTYILAALLALSGCAYGKHIKQGDSFFERGEYERALASYEAAYKLDPDDPEASDKIRQTRTRLAEHYHAAAEGALAEDDLFAAIDAASKAYKFLPSSGRVDQLIHRISTRADEVGAAAAEQQSWAYTLALFEAVSEQLPPKRSAFAQKATQTRARWSEELQLGARDAEEHEQLGLAALYWAKSLQLSGDRTARQRLHAMRQQLAERHRYHAYLQGDADDAGYKVVASAITGANKANALHLSTRKTDADPKIDAFIHVGVTEPTFETRRSARGESLTYQSGTRMVKNPAYHRAQDDLIDEERRLVDYQKELSDAQYELDYYRTEYAKMDPASVSAYAEQDLTRAQKKVDSARDKVDAQREDVQYAREKLAVTDQLLEEAVYRDLRYTVTTHTRHATNSVQIRIEHADNRPKLEKGFRLELTASDDEHRAYPEAGLAGDPLTLPSDGQLRASLFSDAAAPVMQVIGDSFEGWRQKLVQKALQAPSDRERVDFYVSYVLTDPTAVAADVAQELTSMTGIPDAVEVLRP from the coding sequence ATGTATAAAATGATAAGCCGCGCCGCGCTCACCTATATCCTCGCCGCGCTCCTGGCGCTCAGCGGTTGCGCCTATGGCAAGCATATCAAGCAAGGCGACTCCTTTTTTGAGCGCGGCGAATATGAGCGCGCGCTGGCTTCCTATGAGGCCGCCTATAAGCTTGACCCGGACGATCCCGAGGCCAGCGATAAGATCCGCCAAACCCGCACCCGCCTGGCCGAGCATTATCACGCCGCGGCCGAAGGCGCGCTGGCCGAGGACGACCTCTTCGCGGCGATCGACGCGGCCTCCAAAGCCTATAAATTTCTGCCGAGCAGCGGCCGCGTGGACCAGCTTATCCACCGCATATCGACCCGCGCCGACGAGGTCGGCGCGGCCGCTGCGGAGCAGCAATCCTGGGCGTATACGCTGGCGCTCTTCGAGGCGGTCTCCGAGCAACTCCCGCCTAAACGCAGCGCGTTCGCGCAGAAAGCCACCCAGACGCGGGCGCGCTGGTCTGAGGAGCTTCAGCTTGGCGCGCGCGACGCCGAGGAGCACGAACAACTGGGGTTGGCCGCGCTGTATTGGGCGAAGTCCCTTCAGTTGAGCGGCGACCGCACCGCCCGCCAGCGGCTTCACGCCATGCGCCAGCAGCTCGCCGAGCGCCACCGCTACCACGCCTACCTCCAAGGCGATGCCGACGACGCCGGGTACAAGGTCGTCGCGTCCGCCATCACCGGCGCGAATAAGGCCAACGCCCTGCACCTCTCGACCCGAAAGACCGACGCAGACCCGAAGATCGACGCGTTCATTCACGTGGGCGTCACCGAGCCGACCTTCGAGACACGCCGCAGCGCCCGCGGCGAATCGCTGACCTACCAATCCGGCACGCGCATGGTGAAGAACCCGGCGTACCATCGGGCCCAGGACGACCTCATCGACGAGGAGCGCCGCCTGGTCGACTATCAAAAGGAGCTCAGCGACGCCCAATACGAGCTCGATTATTACCGCACCGAATACGCCAAGATGGACCCGGCGAGCGTGAGCGCATACGCCGAGCAGGACCTGACGCGGGCCCAAAAGAAGGTCGACAGCGCCCGGGATAAGGTCGACGCTCAACGCGAGGATGTGCAATACGCGCGCGAAAAGCTGGCCGTCACCGACCAGCTCCTCGAAGAAGCGGTCTACCGCGACCTTCGATATACCGTCACAACCCACACGCGCCACGCCACGAACTCGGTGCAGATACGCATCGAGCACGCCGACAATCGCCCCAAATTAGAGAAGGGATTTCGCCTGGAGTTAACGGCCTCGGACGATGAGCACCGCGCATACCCCGAGGCAGGCCTCGCGGGCGACCCGCTCACGCTGCCGTCAGATGGACAGCTGCGCGCGAGCCTTTTCAGCGACGCGGCCGCGCCGGTGATGCAGGTGATTGGGGATAGTTTTGAGGGGTGGCGCCAGAAGCTGGTTCAAAAAGCGCTCCAGGCGCCGTCGGATCGCGAACGCGTCGACTTCTATGTGAGCTATGTCCTCACGGACCCGACCGCCGTGGCCGCGGACGTGGCCCAGGAGCTCACGTCCATGACCGGCATCCCCGACGCGGTCGAAGTGCTTCGACCGTGA